The Acidobacteriota bacterium genome includes a window with the following:
- a CDS encoding Xaa-Pro peptidase family protein encodes MDDLDLESKRPRPVSRINWSGLQQAMDAEGLEAMVAASPENFFYLSNCLLLSQQIIPSRLCMAIAPRERSPTALVCYCEERQMHQDSWIADIRTYLEFQAHPMTALAETLKEMGLGKADIGIERHFLTADDVDRLGRELPQARLRGADRLFDRVRAVKTPAELEILTRAACLTEGAIQASFQSARPGQTEKVVADGLLARVLHAGSTRQWITLAVGANTSVNHPFPSSKPLKPGEILRVDVGGTFQGYQSDVARTAAIAAVTPEQESVYHRLREAQRQTIETARPGVRACDLYFTCRRELEQRGLSMTSQAAGHGLGIGMHEFPVLHGRETAEIQSGMVLNLEPAVLDSQGFLYHLEDLFVVTETAPRILTRLMDTTDLFVIR; translated from the coding sequence ATGGACGACCTGGACCTCGAGTCCAAGCGACCTCGACCCGTCTCACGAATCAACTGGTCCGGCCTGCAGCAGGCCATGGATGCGGAAGGCCTGGAGGCGATGGTGGCCGCATCTCCCGAGAACTTCTTCTACCTGTCCAACTGCCTTCTTCTCTCTCAGCAGATCATTCCGAGCCGCCTCTGTATGGCAATAGCGCCCAGAGAACGTTCTCCAACGGCTCTGGTCTGTTACTGCGAGGAGCGGCAAATGCACCAGGACTCCTGGATAGCCGACATTCGCACCTACCTGGAATTTCAGGCGCACCCCATGACGGCCCTGGCCGAGACCTTGAAGGAGATGGGACTGGGCAAGGCCGACATCGGCATCGAAAGGCACTTCCTGACCGCCGACGACGTCGACCGGCTTGGCCGGGAGCTGCCTCAGGCCAGGCTGCGGGGAGCAGATCGGCTCTTCGACAGGGTGAGGGCCGTCAAGACTCCCGCCGAGCTGGAGATCCTGACTCGTGCGGCTTGCCTGACAGAGGGAGCCATCCAGGCCTCCTTCCAGTCTGCCAGACCGGGGCAGACCGAGAAAGTCGTGGCCGATGGCCTGCTGGCACGCGTCCTTCACGCCGGATCCACCCGGCAATGGATCACACTGGCCGTGGGGGCCAATACCTCCGTCAACCACCCCTTCCCCAGTTCCAAGCCATTGAAGCCAGGGGAGATCCTGCGGGTGGACGTCGGTGGGACCTTTCAGGGCTACCAGTCGGACGTGGCCCGCACCGCCGCCATTGCCGCCGTCACGCCCGAGCAGGAATCCGTGTATCACCGACTCAGGGAAGCACAGCGGCAGACCATTGAGACAGCCCGCCCCGGCGTCAGAGCCTGCGATCTCTATTTCACCTGCAGACGGGAGCTGGAGCAGCGGGGACTTTCCATGACCAGCCAGGCAGCCGGGCACGGACTGGGCATCGGCATGCACGAGTTCCCGGTGCTGCACGGTCGGGAAACAGCCGAGATCCAATCCGGCATGGTGCTTAACCTGGAGCCAGCCGTCCTGGATTCGCAGGGCTTTCTCTACCATCTCGAAGACCTCTTCGTGGTGACTGAAACCGCACCCAGGATCCTGACCCGTTTGATGGACACCACCGATCTATTTGTGATCCGGTGA
- a CDS encoding hydantoinase B/oxoprolinase family protein, whose amino-acid sequence MASSFRLDPIRFEVIRNALLEATEEMSVSLRRSAYSTNIKTRNDFSCALFDRRLRAVAQAFNQPNHLGSLVHSVPSVVRAYGPDRLGPGDTLIANHPYQGGVHLNDITFISPLFHRERLFGYVANLAHHVDVGGGAPASVGAFREVFQEGVIIPPVKVVEKGELVDDVVRLVLAQIRSKHETGGDFRAQVAANHTGTRRLTALIDRLGLETLDNYTEELLEYTERRVRAEVSKLPQGEFSAEGVVDSDGFTDRPVRLVAKIRFEGTRGVRFDMSGSDPQRRAPVNSTYAQTYSACAYVLKSLMDPDLPVNDGFYRLMRIVAPAGSVVHCRPPAPVVGGWEVQTRLADVMFKALAPALPGKMPAGTKAMQCHAGFGAIHPASGEYYCFLETLGGGYGARASRDGPDAVQTHGQNTENAPIEETESNYPVRILRYELVNDSEGAGTCRGGLGLRRDYLFTDHEVSFTVLADRERWGPHGLFGGLPGRRASYLLKSGDQEVEVGSKQTLQLKPGQTISYRTCGGGGYGPPHRRSPRAVLRDVREGKVSAERARSVYRVAVDTAAWKVDEAETRRLRRKDGSDEPA is encoded by the coding sequence ATGGCATCTTCTTTCCGGCTGGATCCGATTCGATTCGAAGTCATCCGGAACGCCCTGTTGGAGGCGACCGAGGAGATGTCGGTCTCGCTGCGGCGCAGCGCCTATTCCACCAACATCAAGACCCGAAACGACTTCTCCTGCGCCCTTTTCGATCGCCGCCTGCGGGCGGTGGCCCAGGCCTTCAATCAACCGAACCATCTGGGCTCACTGGTCCACAGCGTTCCAAGCGTGGTGCGCGCCTACGGCCCCGACCGGCTCGGTCCCGGGGACACGCTCATCGCCAACCACCCCTACCAGGGGGGAGTCCATCTCAACGACATTACCTTCATTTCGCCCCTATTCCACCGGGAACGTCTCTTCGGCTATGTGGCCAACCTGGCCCACCACGTGGATGTCGGGGGTGGGGCTCCGGCCAGTGTCGGTGCCTTCCGGGAGGTGTTTCAGGAGGGCGTCATCATCCCTCCGGTCAAAGTCGTGGAGAAAGGGGAATTGGTGGACGACGTCGTTCGGCTGGTTCTGGCTCAGATCCGCTCCAAGCACGAGACCGGCGGCGATTTTCGGGCCCAGGTGGCCGCCAACCACACCGGGACCCGTCGGTTGACGGCCCTGATCGACCGGCTGGGATTGGAGACCCTCGACAACTATACCGAGGAACTTCTTGAATACACCGAGCGGCGTGTTCGAGCCGAAGTCTCCAAGCTTCCCCAGGGCGAATTCAGCGCCGAGGGCGTGGTGGACAGCGACGGCTTCACCGACCGTCCGGTACGCCTGGTCGCCAAAATCCGGTTTGAGGGCACCCGGGGGGTTCGATTCGATATGAGCGGCTCCGACCCTCAGAGACGGGCGCCGGTCAACTCCACCTACGCCCAAACCTATTCGGCATGTGCCTACGTGCTGAAGTCGCTGATGGATCCGGACCTGCCGGTCAACGATGGCTTCTATCGCCTGATGAGGATCGTGGCTCCGGCCGGCAGCGTGGTCCATTGCAGGCCGCCTGCCCCGGTGGTCGGGGGATGGGAAGTCCAGACCCGCTTGGCGGACGTGATGTTCAAGGCTCTGGCTCCGGCACTTCCCGGGAAAATGCCGGCGGGCACCAAGGCCATGCAGTGCCATGCCGGGTTCGGCGCCATCCATCCCGCCAGCGGCGAGTACTACTGTTTCCTGGAGACCCTGGGCGGCGGCTACGGAGCCCGGGCTTCCAGGGATGGCCCCGATGCCGTTCAGACTCATGGTCAGAACACCGAAAACGCGCCCATCGAGGAGACCGAGTCCAACTACCCGGTACGCATTCTGCGCTACGAACTGGTCAACGATTCCGAAGGCGCGGGAACCTGCCGAGGAGGACTGGGCCTGCGCCGGGACTACCTGTTCACCGACCACGAGGTCTCGTTCACCGTTCTGGCGGATCGGGAACGCTGGGGCCCACACGGCCTGTTCGGCGGACTCCCGGGCCGCAGAGCCAGCTACCTGCTGAAATCCGGAGATCAGGAGGTTGAAGTGGGGTCCAAGCAGACTCTGCAGCTCAAACCGGGCCAGACAATCAGCTACCGCACCTGCGGCGGCGGCGGATACGGCCCCCCTCATCGCCGTTCACCCCGGGCCGTGCTGCGGGACGTTCGGGAAGGCAAGGTCAGTGCCGAAAGGGCCCGGAGCGTCTATCGGGTTGCGGTCGACACGGCCGCCTGGAAGGTGGACGAAGCCGAGACCCGCCGGTTGCGCCGCAAGGACGGCTCGGACGAACCGGCGTAG
- a CDS encoding cyclase family protein, translating into MRLNRKLGVILLSAAALAGACIFTQAQTPIGDKWWPSRWGAEDQRGAANLMTPERALEAARLIRKGQVYQLGRVYEHGMPLPGKRHFSLTIPGSPSGGPTGNNRIVSHDEMFSGEIGQVGTQLDGLGHVGVRWKGEDYFYNGFRRSEFGDAYGLKKLGVENIGVFFTRGVLLDVAGYKSVQRLEPGYAITVEDLERTLRSQELEIRQGDAVFIHTGHGQLWMKDNEVYGSGEPGIGREAAKWLIQRDIVLVGADTWGIEVVPVEDPDRPFEIHQWLLARHGIYNLENLDLAALAGDRAYEFAFIFAPLRLRGATGSPGNPIAVR; encoded by the coding sequence ATGAGGCTGAATCGAAAGCTTGGTGTAATCCTTTTGTCGGCGGCGGCGCTTGCCGGCGCCTGCATCTTCACCCAGGCCCAAACTCCGATCGGGGACAAATGGTGGCCCTCCCGCTGGGGAGCGGAGGACCAGCGCGGCGCCGCCAACCTGATGACTCCGGAGCGGGCGTTGGAGGCGGCCCGTCTCATCCGGAAGGGCCAGGTCTACCAGCTCGGCCGAGTCTATGAACACGGAATGCCGCTGCCGGGCAAGCGGCACTTCAGCCTCACCATTCCGGGCTCACCCTCCGGGGGGCCCACCGGTAACAACCGGATCGTCTCGCACGATGAAATGTTCTCCGGCGAGATCGGCCAGGTGGGAACCCAGCTCGACGGGCTGGGACATGTCGGCGTGCGCTGGAAAGGGGAGGACTATTTCTACAACGGCTTCCGCCGATCAGAGTTCGGTGACGCCTACGGGCTCAAGAAGCTGGGCGTCGAGAACATCGGCGTGTTCTTTACCCGGGGAGTGCTGCTGGACGTTGCCGGCTACAAGTCGGTGCAGCGCCTGGAACCCGGCTACGCCATCACGGTCGAGGATCTGGAGAGAACGCTGCGCTCCCAGGAATTGGAAATCCGGCAGGGTGACGCGGTCTTCATCCACACCGGCCACGGACAACTGTGGATGAAGGACAACGAGGTCTACGGGTCGGGTGAGCCCGGAATCGGCCGGGAGGCAGCCAAGTGGCTCATCCAGCGTGACATCGTCCTGGTGGGCGCCGACACCTGGGGCATCGAGGTGGTCCCCGTGGAAGACCCCGACCGGCCCTTTGAAATCCACCAGTGGCTGCTGGCCAGGCACGGCATCTACAACCTGGAGAATCTGGACCTGGCGGCGCTGGCCGGCGACCGGGCCTATGAGTTCGCCTTCATTTTCGCTCCCTTGCGCCTGCGGGGCGCCACCGGCTCCCCGGGCAATCCGATCGCCGTTCGCTGA
- a CDS encoding VOC family protein: MIKGLHHTNIVVSDMARTKRFYTETLGLEISLEVSIDDSEFSRGAGLAGTRVAATFFSVPGGNTLIETFQYLNPSSRPMPSDSKANDMGFGHICFEVDDIQQAYQSLRDKGVEFASTPVTMANGVRWCYFYGPDRERLELLQLAPESD; encoded by the coding sequence ATGATCAAAGGTCTCCACCACACCAACATCGTAGTTTCCGACATGGCCAGGACCAAGCGGTTCTATACGGAAACTCTCGGACTTGAAATTTCCCTCGAGGTATCGATCGATGACAGCGAATTCAGCCGCGGGGCGGGTTTGGCCGGCACCAGAGTGGCCGCAACCTTCTTCTCGGTTCCGGGGGGCAACACGCTGATCGAGACCTTTCAGTACCTCAATCCGTCGAGCCGGCCCATGCCGTCCGATTCCAAGGCCAACGACATGGGATTCGGCCATATCTGTTTTGAAGTTGACGACATCCAGCAGGCCTATCAATCCCTCCGGGACAAGGGCGTGGAATTCGCCTCCACGCCGGTGACCATGGCCAACGGAGTTCGCTGGTGTTACTTCTACGGTCCGGACAGGGAGAGACTGGAGCTGCTGCAGTTGGCCCCGGAATCGGATTGA
- a CDS encoding DUF5916 domain-containing protein, with protein MPRFPHSLVILLAALTVTGPPQAGAQTDPEGNGSQRTLQARRIAEPPQLDGRVDEALWQPIEPATGFIQRNPEEGKPSSEKTEVRIAFDDENLYVGIICFDSRPEEIVINQNRRDGLKNDSDYLIVMLDTFHDRQNAFVFGTNPTGIEHDAQVSKAGQTRGGGGGPSRAGGGGGAQRGGSSALSLNWDAVWEVRSQITPRGWESEMAIPFRTLRYKPGRDQSWGLNIERNLRRRNELSHWSPVSRAFRFIHVNLAGTLQGLEIQNHRSLKLLPYVLGGFSQDYSRPVDPTKFERNVGLDLKYSLTPSLTLDGTVNTDFAQVEVDEEQVNLTRFDLFFPEKRPFFLENSGFFEFGTPQEVEIFFSRRIGIDQHQHLVPIDGGARLSGKAGPYQMGLLNMQTRSVDGVVPANNYSVARFSRELPNRSSIGVIGVNRSSTSTFDGDRPYNRTFGTDANLGLGRFANWYNYAAFTQTPGLEGGNHAYSSLLEYDDSIHEFRLGYLEVGDHFNPEVGFVPRAGYRKTNYFYRFHHYPTSGPIRSWEPHASRRAWYSLENSDLESDFQHYHMDSKWQNGARLGVAWNRNFERLDEPLEVVPGVTIPVGRYGFDEIIANYRTDPSAPLFLSGTAAAGGFYNGRIRSVNVNGGYRHSHRLSWTASYLRNMVMLPVGDFNVDLVGLRFNWSFTPKSFLQTFSQYNSVTRTLGHNIRLGLLSSASTGLFVVYNTSNSTTPLLDSHRLPRRTLTRALFVKFNYLFDY; from the coding sequence ATGCCGCGTTTTCCGCATTCCCTTGTCATCCTGCTGGCGGCCCTTACCGTCACCGGTCCGCCGCAGGCCGGAGCTCAAACAGACCCGGAGGGCAACGGTTCCCAAAGAACCCTCCAGGCCCGGCGGATTGCGGAGCCGCCCCAACTGGACGGCCGGGTCGACGAAGCCCTGTGGCAACCGATCGAGCCGGCTACCGGGTTCATCCAGAGGAATCCGGAGGAAGGAAAGCCATCCAGCGAGAAGACCGAGGTGCGAATCGCCTTCGATGACGAGAATCTCTACGTGGGCATCATCTGTTTCGATTCCCGGCCCGAAGAGATCGTGATCAACCAGAACCGGAGAGACGGACTGAAAAACGACTCGGACTACCTCATCGTGATGCTGGACACCTTCCACGACCGGCAAAACGCTTTCGTATTCGGCACCAACCCCACCGGCATCGAGCATGATGCCCAGGTCTCCAAGGCAGGCCAGACGCGCGGAGGCGGGGGCGGCCCCTCGCGCGCCGGTGGCGGCGGAGGGGCTCAAAGGGGAGGCTCCAGCGCACTCAGCTTGAACTGGGACGCCGTCTGGGAGGTGAGGTCGCAAATTACGCCGCGCGGCTGGGAGAGCGAGATGGCTATCCCCTTCCGGACCCTGCGATACAAGCCGGGTCGGGACCAATCCTGGGGACTCAACATCGAGCGCAACCTGCGGCGCCGCAACGAACTGTCCCACTGGTCCCCGGTCTCACGAGCCTTCCGCTTCATCCATGTAAACTTGGCCGGGACGCTACAGGGACTGGAAATCCAAAACCACCGCAGTCTCAAGCTTTTGCCCTATGTACTAGGAGGATTCAGCCAGGACTACAGCCGCCCGGTGGACCCAACCAAATTCGAGCGAAACGTCGGACTGGACCTCAAGTACAGCCTCACTCCCAGCCTCACCCTGGACGGCACCGTCAATACCGACTTCGCCCAGGTTGAAGTCGACGAAGAGCAGGTCAACCTCACCCGCTTCGATCTCTTCTTCCCGGAAAAACGCCCCTTCTTTCTGGAAAACTCGGGCTTTTTCGAATTCGGCACACCGCAGGAGGTGGAGATTTTCTTTTCCAGGCGTATCGGCATCGACCAGCATCAGCACCTGGTCCCGATCGACGGAGGCGCGCGCTTGAGCGGCAAGGCCGGCCCCTACCAGATGGGCCTTCTCAACATGCAGACCCGCAGCGTGGACGGCGTGGTGCCTGCCAACAACTATTCGGTGGCACGCTTCAGCCGGGAGCTCCCCAACCGTTCCTCCATCGGGGTCATCGGGGTTAACCGGAGTTCGACTTCCACCTTCGACGGCGACCGCCCCTACAATCGAACTTTCGGCACCGACGCCAATCTCGGCCTGGGAAGATTCGCCAACTGGTACAACTACGCGGCCTTCACACAAACCCCGGGGCTCGAGGGCGGAAACCACGCCTATTCCTCCCTCCTGGAATACGACGATTCCATCCACGAATTCCGGCTTGGCTACCTCGAGGTGGGTGACCATTTCAATCCCGAGGTCGGTTTTGTTCCCAGGGCGGGTTACCGCAAGACCAACTACTTCTACCGATTCCACCACTATCCGACCAGCGGTCCGATACGCAGTTGGGAACCTCACGCCTCCAGAAGGGCCTGGTACTCGCTGGAAAACAGCGACCTCGAATCCGACTTTCAGCACTACCACATGGATTCCAAGTGGCAGAACGGCGCCCGCCTGGGTGTCGCCTGGAACCGAAACTTCGAGCGCCTGGACGAACCGCTGGAGGTGGTGCCGGGGGTCACCATTCCGGTCGGGCGGTATGGCTTCGACGAGATCATCGCCAACTACCGCACCGATCCCAGCGCTCCGCTCTTCCTCAGCGGCACCGCTGCGGCCGGCGGCTTCTACAACGGCAGAATCCGCAGTGTCAACGTGAACGGCGGCTATCGCCACAGCCACCGACTATCCTGGACGGCTTCCTACCTTCGCAACATGGTCATGCTTCCGGTGGGAGACTTCAATGTCGACCTGGTGGGGCTGCGCTTCAACTGGTCCTTCACTCCCAAGAGCTTCCTGCAAACTTTCAGCCAATACAACAGCGTGACCCGGACGCTGGGGCACAACATCCGCCTGGGACTCCTCTCCTCGGCCAGCACCGGTCTGTTCGTGGTCTACAACACCAGCAATTCCACCACGCCCCTGCTCGACTCCCATCGGCTCCCTCGAAGGACACTGACCCGGGCCCTGTTCGTCAAGTTCAACTATCTGTTCGACTACTGA
- a CDS encoding heme-binding protein, giving the protein MASNRRHPLRILASVTLIVLFSAAHPLSAQEEFDANRVCKELPDHERLTEILKQVVKDPLGNGGLGNDLWATIVNRDGVVCMVTFSGEDRGSQWPGSRVISAQKATTANAFSLPKGAGGALPGLSLSTANLYAAVQPGGSLFGLQFSLPVDPRVAYRGNPKNHGEPRDPMVGRRVGGIDVTGGGLGLYDRQGDLLGGLGVSGDTSCTDHVVAWKVRDALALDHVPVGISPTGDDNIIFDMKTDPATGLAVSQGGFGHPHDCAGSEVRDISRQLPQSHPIGANPKNP; this is encoded by the coding sequence ATGGCCTCAAACCGACGGCATCCTCTGAGGATTCTTGCCTCGGTAACACTGATCGTTCTGTTCTCAGCGGCACATCCCCTCTCGGCTCAAGAGGAATTCGACGCCAACCGGGTGTGCAAGGAACTGCCCGACCACGAGAGGTTGACCGAGATCCTCAAGCAGGTCGTCAAGGATCCATTGGGGAACGGCGGACTGGGCAACGACCTCTGGGCCACCATCGTCAACCGGGACGGCGTGGTCTGCATGGTCACGTTTTCCGGTGAAGACCGGGGCAGCCAGTGGCCGGGAAGCCGGGTGATCTCGGCCCAGAAAGCCACTACCGCCAATGCCTTCAGCCTTCCCAAGGGAGCCGGAGGAGCCTTGCCGGGCCTGTCGCTGTCGACGGCCAACCTCTATGCCGCCGTGCAGCCGGGAGGCAGTCTCTTCGGGCTGCAGTTCAGCCTTCCCGTCGATCCCCGGGTGGCCTATCGCGGCAACCCCAAGAACCATGGTGAGCCCAGGGACCCGATGGTGGGACGAAGGGTGGGGGGGATCGACGTCACCGGCGGGGGTCTGGGCCTCTATGACCGTCAAGGCGATCTGCTGGGCGGCCTGGGTGTCAGCGGCGACACCTCCTGCACCGATCACGTGGTCGCCTGGAAGGTGCGGGATGCCCTGGCTCTGGATCACGTGCCGGTCGGCATCAGCCCCACCGGGGACGACAACATCATCTTTGACATGAAGACCGATCCGGCCACCGGTCTGGCGGTGAGCCAGGGAGGCTTCGGTCATCCCCACGATTGCGCGGGGTCGGAAGTCCGGGACATTTCCCGGCAACTTCCCCAATCGCACCCGATCGGCGCCAACCCCAAGAACCCGTAG